The nucleotide window GGCACCACTCAAGATGGTCAGGCAAGACCCAGGGTAGTAAAACGTGGAATTGATGATGACCATGATGAAATTCCTGATGGTATGTGATTACTGTATGTGGGTCTGCAGCTTGAGCAGTTGGTTCGGTTCTGTGCAAAAGTTGGATAATAGTGGCTGAAGTGGCAATGCACTGTTCGTGCCTAGAATCTAAAGATTAAAGTTACTCCTTAATCTAAGCTGCTTGAAAGAGGttatctgttttgggtttttttttaatcaaaggagTGCTGTGGGCTATGTTATGTCCTGCACTGTGTTATGTAATAGGCTTTATAAAGCAAGTACATCTTAAAGTTGCTTGACTCTAAATGTCACCACTGCAGTACATATTGGtactctgaattttttcttttctttttctacaggaGAAATGTCCCAAATTGACCATCTAGTATTTATGGTTCATGGCATAGGTCCTGTATGCGACTTGAGATTTAGAAGCATTGTTGAGTGTGGTAAGTTTTTGCTTGTTTAATGAGCAGTTGTATTCTTAACTGTTTAATTGTGGGTCTCTGTATCTCTCATTCAGATAagcatgcctttaaaaaaaaaaaaagtctctaatGTTAAGAAGTTCAATTTCTGGTAGaattttttcctgattatttGCCAAAAGCAGAATCTGTGTTTTGTCAGACTTATGGCTTTAACTGGTCTTATTAGTCCTCAATATCAGACttgcagaatggtttgggtttcgGGGTGTGtgagatgtggggttttttttttgtggtgtggaTGTATGTGTTTGCTTTGTGTGGCTTGtgtttgtggtggtgtttgtgtgggtggtttttttttttttttttttttgaatacacTCCAGTACAACTGAGGAAATTAGGGTGGCCATGTCTGGTCATGGAGTAAAAATGCATTCATTGCGAGATGAATAGAACCTTGCTAGAAAatccacttttttaaaaaaaaaccaaaacattttcttatagTTAGAGGAGTAATACTTGAGAAGATTTTTCCACTTTGCAGTTTCCTTCATTTAAAATTGACTATGTCTGAAGTTGGAGGGcaaaaaaagagtatttgtaATTGTGTGCTACATGAGTACTGCTACTGTCAGATTTTCATTACTCTTCTTCTCTACAGTTGATGATTTCAGGACTGTTTCTCTGAAGTTGTTGCAGACTCACTTTAAGAAATCTTTAGAGGAACATAAAGTGAGCAGGGTGGAATTTCTCCCAGTTCACTGGCATAGTTCTCTGCATGGAGATGCAACAGGTGTAGACAGGTGAGTATATTGTTTAATGTTGAGAACTTCATACAAGCTGCATCTTACAGTTTTTGTAAAGTGGATAAAAAGAGAAGTTAATATGCTCTTTAAGCTAGATGAATAAATGTGTGACTGTGTTAAAAAAGAGAATCGCGGTTTTTGTTAATTAACATTTTGATGAGTATAGGGAAAGCTGGAAAGGCATGTGgagtatttttctcttgtttattttCATGACATTGAGTGACAGGATACGTATACACACACAGTTTTTCAGTACCGCATTTTCATGAAAGTGGCTAATGCATTGATACATGATGATGAGTGAGTGTGTAGAGGTAGTGATCGTAAGTACGAGTTGGTGAGCATGATGTATTGCCCAGCAACAGCTGTGTACAATTTAGAGTGGGGAGTTTTCTCACCTGTACCTTCCTGCAGTCTGATTGAGTCTCACCCTAGATGTCAGTGTCCTCTTTCTGAGGAAGGCATTGAGCCCTCTGTCCAGTTCTAAAGTAGTGCCTGAATTATCATTAGGCAGTtgagctaagatttttttttttttttttttttttaaacaaagtatctATGTTTGGGTAGGAGTGTTAcatcattttaaaatctatttgaaaaTCACTTCCTGGTGCCTATCCCGTTGCTATTGCTTGACATTTCAAGCTGTTTTCTCTTGCTCAGAGATAGGGAAGTAGAAATTGCGAGGGTAGCAACCTGTACCGTTTAGAGCGCAGGCTGGTGTTCTCCCGACTGTTCTAGCTCAGTCAAGTCATATTGCTTTCCTAGAGTCTTAGTCTTTTATTCACACTTGAACGCTGCATTATCACGAGGAAGGATCCTTATTCTGTTAATCAAACAAGGCAACACCAACTAAGGCAGTCTCAGTTCTCTAGCAATTCCATTGCAGCTGTCTTAACTCCAGGCAGGCAGATGGTGATGCGACGTTTCTTCTTCAAAAAGAGTATTATGTTGCCTGTTACTTGAATTTCACCTTCAATTTTTATACGCgagttctttttctcttccactttGACCAATCTGCTCACAAAACTTCCCTGTTACTATACGAGAGCAGTGTTGGAACaaagaaaagattatttcagacatcccttcagcctggagagaaaaaagggagctGTGTCTTTCTCAAATATGTACAATGAGCAGATAGCACTAACGTATGAATATGCAATGAGGTCagaaggctgtatttttttttttaatgtttgtagaAACCATATCTGTAGTGTTTACATTGCAGTTCTACTACCTGTCATTTCAAAACTTATCAAAGTTCTTATCTGCATTTCTTCAAAGGCATTCATGCTTCTAATGTTTTTGTGTTACTaggaacataaaaaaaatcactttgccgAGCATCGGACGCCTGCGCCACTTCACCAATGAAACACTCCTTGACATACTGTTTTACAACAGCCCCACCTACTGTCAGACGATTGTGGATAAAGTAGGGATGGAAATGAATCGTTTGTATGCACTTTTCATGAGTCGCAACCCAGACTTCAAAGGAGGAGTCTCTGTGGCTGGGCACAGTTTAGGTACTTATCAACGGAACTGATTTGGGATAAAACCAGCATTCCTACACTAAGGGAAATGGAACCTTCATTAAGCGTGAGGCTAAAATTAGCTGATAGGGCATGGTTGTCTTTCAGAATATGGCTGACTAAAAGTCAAACACCTCTCAATAACTAAGTTTATAAAGCTTTGAGAGAAGGTTAGTACTTCATGGATGCGTACATTTCCCTGCCCCACCCCGCCCCCACTTTAGTTTCCTTCATGAAGACTTAGTGTCTAATTTGTGTTTAAAAGTTGACAGGTTATCTGGTGTCTTGTTACGTGGGTAAATTCTGTGTCTCAGAACCCCCACTTAGTAAAAGTAAGATAATTTTTTGGAACATAGATTAAGTGTTATAACGATATATGGCATACTGGTTTGGACTGGAACTTTTCCTCCAGTTTGGCAAGCAGTCTAAGATGGTTAAGGAAAGATAGTTTAATCATGGCAACTACGTAAAGCACGAACtgggggaggaggctggggggaaaGGTTTGCTTTTTGCTGAGAATGATCGTGTTCAATTTAATATGTGggtattttagttttaatttagcCATCTTTTTTGATCAGTCTGTACATTGCTATTACTACTGCATATAAATCATGCTTGGGATTTAGGGATAGGAAAATCTGACATTTTTCCCAAGGCAACTTTAATTCCTGTTTCCAGGTTCCTTAATTCTATTTGACATACTGTCTAACCAGAAGGACTTGGCTTCATCAGTAAATACTGGACCATTCTCTGGTGTTAATGGGACTGTAAAGGACGTGGCTGTTCATGATAAACAGGTAATTTGCATGCTAGTCTTTCCAGGAAAATAGATATGATATTTTCAGCAACTTTTTcttaagttttcaaaatttattaGCTGAAACACGGTTGTGGGTTCTGATAGTACATTTTAACGTGTTAATGGAAATATGCAGTTTTGTAAATATTGTCAGTTCTCAGGACAAACTATTCGCATCTCTCTCAAGTTCCAAATAGGCCAGTAATGGGATTTGATCATGAACATCAGCTTTGACCCTTGTGGACATGTAACTTGAGTCTTAACAATATCTGAATGATGGGGGAGATGCATAAGAGGGAAAGAATCTACCTATGTTCAGGCTTGAAAGTTACCAGTTGTTTGAcaagtaaaaggaaatatttctgagtGTTGGAAAGCTTTTGCCTTTCTTAGTAATTTTTAAGTATGTATTTCGCTGGTCTATTATTAGTGGAAGATCTTTATCCTGCTTTACTAAGAATGGGCATAAATTTACAGAGCTTAAGTGATAATGTTTTTATGAGAAGGTTGTTAAACTTGTTTTTACTTGCTGCATATTGGTTTTTCACTGTTAGATGATGTGATtccatttctgtgctgttttgttAAGATGACTGAAGATACCAGTTCCTTGGGCTCCTCAATTACTACTTCTGGTGATGACCTTTGTGAGCCTGAAGTAGATGATGATGTTCCTACTTTGCAGAAGACTCTGGAAATGCTTAGTTTATCGGACTATGCAAGCACGTTTGAAAAGGAGCGAATTGACATGGAGTCTCTGGTATAATAATGTTCACTTGATTTATGGGGATTGCCCAGGGtatgtttggtggggtttttttgtgttgttttttttttttcttttttttctttatgagtTTAGTGTACCATGAGGCATGAAAGCAGTTGCAAAGGTAAGGTAATTAATGCGTGACATGAAGACTAAATGTTATGTGACTATTTTTCTTGGTGTGGTGTATCCCCCCCCCAATTATGTTAAGGCGCTTTGTATcatgtctttaattttttgtaatttctgtagCTTTATAAAATGTCTTATCTAATTCATAAGTCATTGCCAAGAAGAAATTATATATGTTACTAGAAAAGATACTTTATATCTTTgatgtgtgtgtttggttttttgttttttttttttttttttttaagctcatgtGTACAATTGATGACCTGAAGGAAATGGGGATACCTCTGGGaccaagaaagaaaatagctAATTTTGTGAAAGACAGAGCAGCCAAGCaggtaaatacatttttcaggaatgaaataaaaagttgttAAGCAAATGTAACTGACTTCCTTACTGTGGAGTAACTTCTATTCTTTAAAACACTTGTTAACATCATGGATTTATTAAAGGAATTTTGACAACTGTGAAATAAAcctttttcctgattttgaaaCTTTTctcaaaaggaacaaaagaaaacagtagcagaaaagaaagcagtgctGGCTGCCACACTGCAAACTCAAGAAGATGCCCAGAAAGCAAAAGAGGCTTCTGTCTCCCCTTCAGAGTCTGGTCAGCTACCCCCAAAGAGGAAACTTCCTGTTGGTGCATCTGTTTCATCTGTGAACATTGACTATGACTATTTTGAAGTTGGAACTGGCCAGGTGAGACTACCTAGATTTAAATGATTCATTTGGAAGAATGCTGTccttttgcttggttttgtttcttttaatgttgATGACTTTGTGCTACTCCCCTTGATTGTTGTACAAAAGTTATGTTTACGTAGAACTTTACCCTTtggcaggagggagggctgggagagtGGGTTAGATTACGGAAAAGCAAAACTTATTATAACAAGGATGCTACtacaattcattttttctttcagcagtgaaTGAGCTGTAAACATGGTTCTGTTTCAGAAGCAGAACTGTGTGAATGACATAATATTGAATGGTTCTGTGGCTTTACAGTTAACATGGTAGCCTAAATTGATCCATTTATGCTGATATATTTAAGTTTTACCTCGAACttaacttaaaaaccaaacctcaaagacttcctgttttaaatatattttttcaatttttttcatactttcgaattttttctttaaaaatcatttaaatattaTACTATTAATATGTACTAGTACTATGGTATTAGTATGGAAGAGGGCAATGTAGCTGAAGCTTCCTGGAAGTACTGTGAGCATGTGGTGGATTTAATACAGaacttgtttttccttcctaGCTGAGCATTATATTAACTAGCTGGCAGTTCTGAGAGGTTTTATATCTGATTTCTGTTTGTTAGGTTTCTGTGGTTTACAGTGCATTGGACTTTGAACCAGATATTTTCTTTGCTCTCGGTTCTCCTATTGGTGTGTTCCTTACTGTGAGAGGTGTGGAGAAGATTGATGAAAACTACAGGCTTCCTACCTGCAAGGGATTCTTCAATATCTATCATCCAGTGAGTAAGCAGTACTTTTGAGATTTGATTTCAGTTGATGCAGATGACAACAATGCAGAATACTAGGTTTTAACCTCTAAGCATTACACCTCTCGTTCCCCTACGTACATTTCCCAAaacaccctttttaaaaaaatgacccAACTGAAATACATATTCCAAATATTTGTGGTCTTTACTGCAAAAGTGAACCTAACATTCTAGGTATGGGTTGGCTTGATAATATTTGTTCTGTTCATTTTCAAAgcttaaaggatttttttttttcattttttcattaatttcaagCCACTCTTGTAGATTTTTATAAAGTGTTTGTATTTGAGCCGTTTACAGGACTTTTCTGAGTTTCCAGTTTAGATTCTGGGAAATTTAGAAGTCCTTAGAGGTTTTGCAGCACATGCAGTACATTTGTCCTCTTCTGTCCCATCTTGCTTAACAATTAAACAGTGACGTGTTGGTAGACATCATCAGAGTGCAAGAAAATTTTGCTGCTCTTTCAGTGTCGTGTTTCCTCTTTAGAATCGCTGTCTGTAGGGGAACAAGACCTAACTAGTAAATGGTCATGAACTGAGTTTCTGTAAGGTGAAATAGAACAGAATTCAAAAGTGGTTCTCTATTAATCataaatagggatttttttttttttactgaaatatgaTAATTAGAATAATTTCTACGATAACTAAATGTCAACGTGTTGTTTCTTAACAGCTTGATCCAGTAGCTTACAGGTTAGAACCAATGATCACTGAAGACGTGGATTTAAAACCAGTTCTCATTCCACATcataaaggcagaaaaaggctTCACCTGggtaaaaagaaaacttacttCATATATGGATCTCATGCCTAATTTACTCATTTGATGCATTAGAATATTGTAAAATTTCAAGAGACTAATGAATGTTCCTGGATGTCTGACTCCATGTTTTTCCTAAACATTAGAGGGGATTCCTCCCAACCGCATGAGCTGGGCATTCACAATTGCATTCAGATGTAATAATAGTAATTCCTCCAGATTTGAGCTTCTGATTACCAAAGTTCCATTTTAAAATCGCTGTACATTGCTTGTTCACCTTAATTTCTAAGATGATGTGAAACAGAAACTAaatttactgggtttttttaccttgtcCCTAATGACCACCATGAAGTGTTTAACCAGTGTTTGTTCAGTATTGGAAACATTGTGTAAAAAGGTGGTTCCATAGCCATTGGTGGCCAGGGACTGGATTTTGTTGCTCACAAGTACACATCAAATCGAGGTGCTATACTTAAATTTTGCATACCTAATAAGGAAAGTCAGTTTTGCTGTACGGTTGACAATATTACTGTTGTACAAGTTCAGAGACCCCTCCTGAAAGCCTGTCTTCAGGCACTTGGATGGAGAAATTCTGCAGCATCTATACTTTAGAAGGGTACATTAGAGAAGGAGTCTGCTTTTCTAGACTAGACAAGGTACTTGTTAAGGAATGTTTAGGTTACAACTCTCAAAAAGTGTATatagtaaaggagaaaaatatggtCTGTTGctcttcactgttttttctttgatGTAGGTGAATGTTCCATGGAACAGTTGTGAGCCCTGATCTAACAGACCGCTGTGATTCTAACCAGTTATTGTGAAGAGCTCTCCTTCATTCGGTTTCCCACCAGTATTGAATGGCAGCTTGGTTACTGGTGACACAGTTACTAAACTATAGCAGAATTACAGGCTAGAGTTGTCCAGGAGTGCTTCTCCAAATTCACTACTGCTGCAAGAGACGTTGGCAGCTCTTCTGGTCTCTTCTGCTGTGCTGGAGTTTGAAACTAGTCTCTCTCTACTTTCCCTTTAGTGTAGGATGTTAGGAGTAGTTGTGGATGGTGTTGGTGTTGAGGGATTGGCTGGTGTAGCTATTTTTGTGGACCCTTCTGGATTTGGAGGCTGTTGGAGTGTTTCCTGTGCTAGTAGGTTTTAACTCATTGACCCATTCAGTGAGAAACCAATTGTGTATTAATTGCATTTCACCTAATCTTTTTGAACAGAATAGAGAAGCAAGAAACACACATACGTGACATAGCAAGCCTGTTTCTCCTAATAATTGGGATGTTTGTTGAACAGGGTTTCATCATTCTGGTTTTAGTTTATAATTTTAATTCCTTCTactgtggtgatttttttttttctgttttaattttactttttcttagaGTTGAAAGACTCTCTCTCTCGTATGGGATCTGATCTGAAACAGGGTTTTATTAGCTCTTTGAAGAGTGCATGGCAGACCCTTAATGAATTTGCACGTGCTCATACATCTTCAACTCAGCTACAAGCAGAACTGGAGAAAGTAGCTAACCAGattaaagaggaagaagaaaagcaagtggTAGAAGGTATGTGGACACATTATTGTTTTTCTTATAACTTATTGATCTCAAGTTAGTAGAAACTTGAGTATCCTAGTGATTGCTTGCTATTGATTTTCCTGACCCTATTAAAGAGCCCTCTGTGCTAGATGCCAGGTACCCGCCAAAGTCACTCTATCATTcccatcctcagctggacaggggagagaaaagataatgaaaggctcgtgggttgagataaggacagggagagatcacttggcaattaccgtcacaggcaaaacagactcaacttggggaaaattattttaattttattaccaatcaaatcagagtaggataatgagaaaataaaaaccaaatcttaaaacaccttccccgcacccctcccttttttctgggcttaactttactcctgaattctctacttCCTTCCatccagcggtgcagggggatggggaatgggggttggagtcagttcatcacacattgtctcagctgctccttcctcctcatggggaggactcctcacactcttcccctgctccacagtgggatccctcccacgggagacagtcctccacaaacttctccaacatgggtccttcccgtgggctgcagttcttcacaaactgctccagcgtgggtcctttccatggtgtgcagtccttgaggcacagactgctccagcgtgggtcccccatggggtcacaagtcctgccagaaaacctgctccagcgtgggctcctctctccacggggccacaggtcctgccaggagcctgctccagtgcgggcttcccacggggtcacagcctccttcgggcatccccctgctccggcgtggggtcctccctgggctgcagggggacagcctgcctcaccatggtcttccccacgggctgcaggggaatctctgctccggcgcctggaggaccacctccccctccttctgcactgacctgggggtctgcagggttgtttctctcacatgttctcactcctctctctggctgcaattgctgCTGTGCAGTTGttcccccctgccacccccttcctacatctgttctcccagaggcactacctccatcactgatgggcttggccttggccagcggcgggtccgtcttggagccagctggcattggctctgttggacttatggacataggggaagcttccagcagcttctcacagcagccacctctgtagcccccccactaccaaaaccttgccacacaagccCAGTACAGGATTATTAATGTTAAATGTAAGATCTACTGctgaatttttttgccttttaggaGAGGAAAAGTTAACAGCTTTTACTGAAGCGTATTTTAGGCTTGAGTTTGTATAACCTTTCAACTTTCTGTTGGAAGGGCAGGTTTTTAAATCcgttgtgttttctttcctttcagggcaaattaatacaaataaatatttgtgagATTTATTCTCTTCATCAgtgttctgctgagtttttgggATGAGCTAAGAAGCATTTAAGTATGTACTCTTAACGGAATAAAATGCTGTTGAGAAAAATAAACTTATTGGATATAAATACTACCCCAATGATACCAAGGGCAGGCTTCCCGGTTGTGAATTATCTGTCAGTATTTAGTAATGCTGGCTTTGTCTATACTTACAAAGACGAAACATTCCTCCTGGTTTAAATTGAGGATAGTGATTGACTCTATGCAAGGGGgatgtaaaaatatattatttcaggTTATTTGCTTGTGGAGTGACTGGATCTGTCTATGTATAAacagtggggtttgtttttcaaattgcTTAGCTGCTACTTTGTGAGCTGTTCTTCAAACAAACTCTGTTTAAACTGTTATGAAAGAAATAAGCATATAGTTCCAGTAACCTCTCCGAATTATGCAGTGGTGTGCTAGTCAGTTGAGACTGTTGTTATTGTCTTATCGCAAGCACTTGGAAATTATAGCAGGGAAAATAGGTGATACTTCTTGATTATAGTCAAGCAGGCTGTGCTTGAAAATAGTTTAAATCTTAAACTCTTTAATTTTAGCTGAAAAGATCACTGAAAGTCCAGAACCTCCAAAAGATGAAGATTTTTTAGTGAAGGTTGGAATGCTAAATGGAGGACGTCGTATTGATTATGTTCTACAAGAAAAACCAATAGAAAGCTTCAACGAATACCTTTTTGCTTTACAGAGTCATTTGTGCTACTGGTAAGAGGAAATATTTGTGATTCTATAGATACTGCTTTTCTGATATAACCGTGTATCTTTAAATGTTGGTAATGACTTGCCTACCATTTATCTTACTCCTATTGTCTGTTATTTACCTATGACCAATATGATAATAGCTAGAGCCATGTTTCCTGTCTTGAGCATTTTATAATGAAAACTCAGGTGATGTCTGTCAAAAATCATGCCCTAGTGTTCCACTTCAAGTACAGTTTGACAAAAATAACTGGGTTTATAtacacagatgtatttttcaG belongs to Harpia harpyja isolate bHarHar1 chromosome 10, bHarHar1 primary haplotype, whole genome shotgun sequence and includes:
- the SEC23IP gene encoding SEC23-interacting protein isoform X1; this encodes MAAAKPGATGGGGGGGGGGTNLLFSSSATEFNFTVPFIPVSQAPAIPPGPALLAADDSADVGEEDSFLGQTSASPNPPQTFNYFSQVPSSSDPFGSIGQPPLTTVAPPVGAAAFSRPPTSLPLVPGSQDGQNAFSPHIPKSQSSYSAPPTSQVGITAYQTPQQSCPPPANASTLPQGTSQQGYNPYRHTTLSSRANPYLTPPQLQQSHAPAHPPSSVPPVQMYQTPPGSLTQFPQSQSQLRAPRPAGPLVQAPPVLLQNHYEPVQPHWFYCKEVEDKQIWMPFSILDSAKLEEVYNSVQPDPESVVLSTDGGRYDVYLYDRMRKAVYWEEEPSEVRRCMWFYKGDKDSRFIPYTEDFSDKLEAEYKRAVTTNQWHRRLEFPNGETIVMHNPKVIVQFQPSATPDEWGTTQDGQARPRVVKRGIDDDHDEIPDGEMSQIDHLVFMVHGIGPVCDLRFRSIVECVDDFRTVSLKLLQTHFKKSLEEHKVSRVEFLPVHWHSSLHGDATGVDRNIKKITLPSIGRLRHFTNETLLDILFYNSPTYCQTIVDKVGMEMNRLYALFMSRNPDFKGGVSVAGHSLGSLILFDILSNQKDLASSVNTGPFSGVNGTVKDVAVHDKQMTEDTSSLGSSITTSGDDLCEPEVDDDVPTLQKTLEMLSLSDYASTFEKERIDMESLLMCTIDDLKEMGIPLGPRKKIANFVKDRAAKQEQKKTVAEKKAVLAATLQTQEDAQKAKEASVSPSESGQLPPKRKLPVGASVSSVNIDYDYFEVGTGQVSVVYSALDFEPDIFFALGSPIGVFLTVRGVEKIDENYRLPTCKGFFNIYHPLDPVAYRLEPMITEDVDLKPVLIPHHKGRKRLHLELKDSLSRMGSDLKQGFISSLKSAWQTLNEFARAHTSSTQLQAELEKVANQIKEEEEKQVVEAEKITESPEPPKDEDFLVKVGMLNGGRRIDYVLQEKPIESFNEYLFALQSHLCYWGSEDTALLFLKEIYRTMNINPEQPQH
- the SEC23IP gene encoding SEC23-interacting protein isoform X2 — protein: MAAAKPGATGGGGGGGGGGTNLLFSSSATEFNFTVPFIPVSQAPAIPPGPALLAADDSADVGEEDSFLGQTSASPNPPQTFNYFSQVPSSSDPFGSIGQPPLTTVAPPVGAAAFSRPPTSLPLVPGSQDGQNAFSPHIPKSQSSYSAPPTSQVGITAYQTPQQSCPPPANASTLPQGTSQQGYNPYRHTTLSSRANPYLTPPQLQQSHAPAHPPSSVPPVQMYQTPPGSLTQFPQSQSQLRAPRPAGPLVQAPPVLLQNHYEPVQPHWFYCKEVEDKQIWMPFSILDSAKLEEVYNSVQPDPESVVLSTDGGRYDVYLYDRMRKAVYWEEEPSEVRRCMWFYKGDKDSRFIPYTEDFSDKLEAEYKRAVTTNQWHRRLEFPNGETIVMHNPKVIVQFQPSATPDEWGTTQDGQARPRVVKRGIDDDHDEIPDGEMSQIDHLVFMVHGIGPVCDLRFRSIVECVDDFRTVSLKLLQTHFKKSLEEHKVSRVEFLPVHWHSSLHGDATGVDRNIKKITLPSIGRLRHFTNETLLDILFYNSPTYCQTIVDKVGMEMNRLYALFMSRNPDFKGGVSVAGHSLGSLILFDILSNQKDLASSVNTGPFSGVNGTVKDVAVHDKQMTEDTSSLGSSITTSGDDLCEPEVDDDVPTLQKTLEMLSLSDYASTFEKERIDMESLLMCTIDDLKEMGIPLGPRKKIANFVKDRAAKQEQKKTVAEKKAVLAATLQTQEDAQKAKEASVSPSESGQLPPKRKLPVGASVSSVNIDYDYFEVGTGQVSVVYSALDFEPDIFFALGSPIGVFLTVRGVEKIDENYRLPTCKGFFNIYHPLDPVAYRLEPMITEDVDLKPVLIPHHKGRKRLHLGECSMEQL